From Scatophagus argus isolate fScaArg1 chromosome 2, fScaArg1.pri, whole genome shotgun sequence:
ACTAAAAACATCAGTCAACTGTAAAACTGAACGATTTAAGAATAATTCAAAACTTTATGCCATATCAGCCAAGCTTCAACCCATTTTCATTCCCCTCTCCAGTGGAAAGAGCAGCTGTGACACAGCCGTCTTTATGGGGATGAGGAGAGCTGGGGCTACATTGTGCCTTAACTGTGCAGCCTACCTGGAAATTCAGGTCCTGCTGCTAGTTTCAGAGTGTATCGTAGGGAATGATTTTAACATGTTTCTGTCAAGCTCCATATATTCACATGTCTCGTTCTCACCATGCtaacaaaacaattttcacattcaaaaaaCCAAAATGGAAGCCCGTTCTCTTACTTTCCAGGCCTCTTATATGAAATTCTATTTGTGCAGCTAACAGTATCTAGcagttaaacacaaaatacaaagcaggacactttttttttcctgaaatttCAACAACTGCTTTTTAATGGCGTGACTATGCTATATcccaaaaaaaaggaaaacaaaacagaaagccCTGCTCAATGTGTGAAGATAAACCAGGATACAGTGAATACAGCAAATTATGTAATACCAGAATGAGTTGTGGCTTAAATATAAAGTGGAGAAGTCGGAAGACAGCAGGAACCCCCTGGAGCCACTTTGTGCTGAAAATCTTTTAAGTCAAGTTTCACACAGCTGTAAAGCTCAAGTGACCATATGGAAACCTGCTATCATAAAAGTTTCATAAATGTCTTCTGACCGACTTGACCGTAACGAGCCGAGGACCAGCAGCcacttcatctctctcttgAAACATGACATCCAGCTCCACCAGGGCTACTGATTGGCTGCTTCACAGGCATCTATCCAATCACTGTACACGTCAACCGGCTCTGACAGATCTGAAGAGCAATGGATTAAGGATACACAgaattttttttggtttaagaGTTTATATCAGTGCAGGGTGATATGAACTCACAAACAAAACGTGAACGACTACTGAGAAAGTATCTTGAGCATGAGCAGTAATCCATCGATAGGAACTACATTCTGAATCTGTGCATCATTTATGAGAAACAAGATCAAAATATTACTGTCACGTTGAGTCATGCTTGCTTTAAAAACCACGTTCTTTTCCACTACCTACCATAAAACAATGCATGTCATTCATCTCCCTTAAATGCTGAAGCGAGTCAACTAGGAGCAAAGCCTCATCTCAACAAAACAATTAAGTTGTTAGAATCAAACACTAATACCTGCAGTATGTCTCATGAAAAGAAGGGCAGTAAAAGCCTCATTGGAGAAGTAGTTGTTGAATGTTAATAATAgctagaattaaaaaaaaaaatgatttaaggTTATAAAACAATTTTATCTCAAGGTTCACTTTGTGCCTTCATTTATGAGAGGAGTTGCATCAGTTATTTTATTACGACCCAAGTATGGAGCTTCATTTACATGGAAACTGTAGTCCATCTCTGTTTAAAGATGGTCTATAACATCCAACACAAACAGCCTCCTTCACCTTTATGCAGCCAATGTGCTATGGGGTTCCTCACAGCTCAACGCTACATCAGTAAAAGCAAAAGGAAGCCttccagaaacagaaaacatcagctgTCTGAGGACTGGACCAAAAGCGGTCAAAGCATTGACAAGCAGCCAATCGACGACTGGAGAAAGATGAAGGGGGCCATTTATCTTCGACACCAGAGAGGGTTTATGACCGCTACTTGATGTGATATCACACTAGAGCGAGACCACACCAAGCCAGTTACCTTACAATATTTCGCCCTCTGTCCAGATGAAACTTTTTctcacttaaaaaacaaaataataataacaaataaaaaaaattagctTTTTCAAAACAGTCACCAACATGGGTACATATTAAAAACCCAGACCCGGGGCTGCGCAATGTCCAGGAAAAACTGAGCTTTTGAGTTGGTAGCTGTGTGATCACAAAGTTAAAGGGCAACTTCCTTATTTTTCAACCAGGATGAcattttaacctgtttttgtgACTAGTATTGACAGTGTTTATTCATTTGGTTATCTACTTAATGTTTATGGAGCCATTGCACACTGTCAGAGTAAGTCTTTAAGAGTGCTTATTTTCTACCACTGACATGCTAAATTTGTTATGGTAAGTGAGAAGACAGaagagtaaaaacatttttcttcatcttaCTGTTGTTCTGGTctgtttgttattgtgtctAACCAAccaccacagaaacaccccaagTCTCCAGAGCTTCCTGGCTTTGAAGCAGCTGGTTCATTCTCCTGTGGCTGTTGcccccctctctttccctctctcctcgtTCGCACTTCAGTTTGTAGGAGCCCTATATCCGCGTACTCTAGCTGGCTATCAAATTCAAATGCCTCATCTGCATTTCCAAAATCAGCCACATATTCAGCTATGATGTTGAAAATCTTTCAGATAACACTAAGCTACGCTTTCTGCACACCAACTCAACACAGTTTTCCAGCTATTCCAGGATATTTTCCCTGCAATAAATCAATTCTCCAACGAAGAGACACGGTAACAAACACAGTggaacaagcaaaaacaaatgagcTTTATTTCCCTGTCCACTTGCTTATAATAACAAACTCTCCATGTCAGTATCAAAACTAGCACTTTTAGCGAATGTATTTTGACAGTGTGCAATTACTGGACCAATTTCAAAAACTGTAATTTCCACTGGTCACTGACACAAGAACATAGGAAAATAGGGTTCTCAGAAGAGACTGGCTGTGCATGTAGCCTGCCCTGCTGCAACTGGCTGTATGGCAGCAAGGTCCACATTCTGTTGTCTGCAACTTTTTCTACGATCACgcattttaaatgctgaaatagTCGACCACACTATTGGCGTCATTAACATATATTTATGTTCACTATTCTGATGATGTCACAATCATACTACTCTACCTACTCTGCACAGATGTTAGTTGTGAGAtacagctttgttgttttccaaatGATGAGCTTAAGTGCCTACTCTTATCAGAGCTGGGTTCTATAACGTTTTGACTGAAGGATGTTGAAACTTAAGTGCTGTCCAACAGCCATGCTCAAAGGTGCAACTGAAAAACTGGATATAATACAGTTGTGTTGCACTCATTTGTTCacacaagaagaaacagaaatagttgtggaaaaaaaattgtgagAAAAGTTCATTAAAGTGTGGAAAAAGGATACAGGTAATGGGGGTCTGGAACTCCTCCAAGCAGACTGTGCATGATATTATACCAGTATTTCTGCTCCTTTCCCTGTtgagagaaaaggcagaagaaaagTTGGCAATAATCACCTCAGTATAAATATTCGGAATAAATAATTAGTGAAATCTCACGTACATCTTGACATCGCATGACTTCTCGTGGTTGCAGAATGGACAGGTAAACTGAGACTCCAGATCACCCGTCATCTTCTTCTTAGGAGGGGGCTTTCTTTTGGACTTGCGGCGACCCATTGTACACAAACTGAAGTAAGTCTATGTGTGAAAGACAACAGGACAGCATCAACAAGGAGAATATATGCGACAGGTAGGAGAAAATACGAGACCACACTAGACTAGAAAACAACTCCAGGCAGAAGCTGTTGTGCCATATTGCTGACAACATGAGTTAgcaggctaacgttagcatgttTTTGTCTCCGTTACAACACAAATCGCTTCACGATGAATGGACTCTGCTGAAAAACATCTTTGTTCATGTCTCGACTAGCTGTATCTATTCAATGTGTCGCTACGGTTTAATGTTATCTCATAAAAGTTTAAGCGTGTGTTTACCTTTTTAAGTATAGAAAATACACGTCTCGATCATGAGGAAGAAGCTTCGACTAGACCCGGCAACCGCAACCGTTCCTGTTAAATGATTGGAGGAGGGCATCTGCGCTTACTGTCTATCCATTGGCTCACTGACCTGTCATTTAAGTTGATTGACAGTGACGAAACAGCGTCTGACGCAGCCTATTCCCGCGTGGTGGCGACAGAAGCTAACCCTCAAGTAGGTGCGCTGCTGCGAAATCCTGAATGTTAAACAATTTTGACGTGCCCTGTAACAATGCTGGGAAATGTTTAGCAAGTCTTACTTCCTTAGTTCGGTGTTGATACGGCGTGACAACATTACAAC
This genomic window contains:
- the LOC124070904 gene encoding transcription elongation factor 1 homolog, translating into MGRRKSKRKPPPKKKMTGDLESQFTCPFCNHEKSCDVKMERSRNTGIISCTVCLEEFQTPITYLSEPVDVYSDWIDACEAANQ